In Actinomycetota bacterium, the following are encoded in one genomic region:
- a CDS encoding peptidylprolyl isomerase, which yields MAETYATLETSKGPIRVRLFPDTAPKTVENFIGLATGGKPWRNPATGAQEQGPLYEGTIFHRVIPNFMIQGGEPLGTGRGGPGYQFEDEVGGPHRFDRPGYLAMANAGPNTNGSQFFITQVPTPWLDGKHTIFGEVVEGMDVVDAMAAVDRDRSDRPIEELRLERVTIEQAE from the coding sequence GTGGCCGAGACCTACGCGACCCTGGAGACCTCCAAGGGGCCCATCCGGGTCCGCCTGTTCCCCGACACCGCCCCCAAGACGGTCGAGAACTTCATCGGCCTGGCCACCGGCGGCAAGCCGTGGCGCAACCCGGCCACCGGCGCCCAGGAGCAGGGCCCCCTGTATGAGGGGACGATCTTCCACCGGGTCATCCCCAACTTCATGATCCAGGGCGGCGAACCGCTCGGGACCGGCCGTGGCGGCCCCGGCTACCAGTTCGAGGACGAGGTCGGCGGCCCCCACCGCTTCGACCGGCCGGGTTACCTGGCCATGGCCAACGCCGGCCCCAACACCAACGGCTCGCAGTTCTTCATCACCCAGGTGCCGACGCCGTGGCTCGACGGCAAGCACACCATCTTCGGCGAGGTCGTCGAGGGCATGGACGTGGTCGACGCCATGGCCGCCGTCGACCGTGACCGGAGCGACCGCCCGATCGAGGAGCTCCGCCTCGAGCGCGTGACCATCGAGCAGGCCGAGTAG
- a CDS encoding thiolase family protein, with amino-acid sequence MQARAQEPGLEPVVVGAVRTPVGKRNGALAGVHAVDLGAVVLRALVERSEVDPVLVDDVIMGCVSQVGEQSLNVARNAWLAAGLPEEVPATTIDRQCGSSQQAVQFAAQGIMAGGYRLVVAGGVEHMTRVPMGSTMSGPGVPFGPAMHDRYQGRLVPQGISAELITEKWGLTREEQDEFALRSHRRAAAAQDAGRFDRQLVPVEVPGPDGGEGGGPTLVRADEGVRRDTSMEKLAGLKPAFRPDGQVTAGNSSQISDGAAALLLASRETAERLGLRPLARFAGFALAGVDPVLMLTGVIPATERVLRQTGLGMDDLDVIEINEAFASVVLSWGREVEPNWDRVNPNGGAIALGHPLGASGARIMTDLVAELERGGGRYGLQVMCEGGGMANATVLERLDG; translated from the coding sequence ATGCAGGCGCGGGCACAGGAGCCGGGGCTGGAGCCGGTTGTCGTCGGGGCGGTGCGGACGCCGGTGGGGAAGCGCAACGGGGCGCTGGCCGGGGTGCATGCCGTCGACCTGGGGGCGGTGGTGCTGCGGGCGCTGGTCGAGCGCAGCGAGGTCGACCCGGTGCTGGTCGACGACGTGATCATGGGCTGCGTGTCCCAGGTCGGGGAGCAGTCGCTGAACGTGGCCCGCAACGCCTGGCTGGCCGCCGGGCTGCCCGAGGAGGTCCCGGCGACCACCATCGACCGGCAGTGTGGCTCCTCCCAGCAGGCGGTCCAGTTCGCCGCCCAGGGGATCATGGCCGGCGGCTACCGGCTGGTGGTGGCCGGCGGGGTCGAGCACATGACCCGGGTGCCGATGGGCTCGACCATGAGCGGTCCCGGGGTGCCCTTCGGGCCGGCCATGCACGACCGCTACCAGGGACGCCTGGTCCCCCAGGGCATCTCGGCCGAGCTGATCACCGAGAAGTGGGGCCTGACCCGCGAGGAGCAGGACGAGTTCGCCCTCCGCTCCCACCGGCGGGCGGCCGCCGCCCAGGACGCCGGCCGCTTCGACCGTCAGCTGGTCCCGGTCGAGGTCCCCGGGCCGGACGGGGGCGAGGGCGGCGGCCCGACCTTGGTGCGGGCCGACGAGGGGGTGCGGCGGGACACCTCCATGGAGAAGCTCGCCGGGCTGAAGCCCGCCTTCCGGCCGGATGGGCAGGTGACGGCGGGGAACTCCAGCCAGATCTCGGACGGGGCGGCCGCGCTGCTGCTGGCCAGCCGGGAGACAGCCGAGCGGCTGGGGCTGCGGCCCCTGGCCCGGTTCGCGGGGTTCGCCCTTGCCGGGGTCGACCCGGTGCTGATGCTCACCGGGGTGATCCCGGCCACCGAGCGGGTGCTGCGGCAGACCGGCCTGGGCATGGACGACCTGGACGTCATCGAGATCAACGAGGCGTTCGCGAGCGTCGTCCTGTCCTGGGGCCGCGAGGTCGAGCCGAACTGGGACCGGGTGAATCCGAACGGCGGGGCCATCGCCCTCGGGCATCCCCTCGGGGCCTCCGGCGCCCGGATCATGACCGACCTGGTCGCCGAGCTGGAGCGCGGGGGCGGCCGCTACGGCCTCCAGGTGATGTGCGAGGGCGGCGGCATGGCCAACGCGACCGTGCTCGAACGGCTGGACGGGTAG